The following proteins come from a genomic window of Nicotiana tomentosiformis chromosome 12, ASM39032v3, whole genome shotgun sequence:
- the LOC138902212 gene encoding uncharacterized protein: MSVTQYKTHFVDLARHALLLLPTERERVRRFIDGLVQPIKLQMDKETRSEFSFQTTANVARRIEMVLSQERGPVSDKRPRHSSNFRGASSGGRGTYGRGHPPRTFYSALQVSHGVSGSYGPIMPYSRQPAFSTHPAYISAPPLQSHYDDYPTRLGLLQVQQPRQQDGCYECGNIGHIRRYCPRLSSNRSQQDSRAIIPAPVAPPPGRAAMGRELKVEVRLLEVEDKQLESVLEM, translated from the coding sequence ATGTCAGTCACTCAATataagacccattttgtggatctagcccgtcatgctcttcttctgcttcctaccgagagagagagggtgaggaggttcattgatggactcgttCAACCTATCAAGCTACAGATGGACAAGGAGACCAGGAGTGAGTTTTCTTTTCAGAcgactgctaatgtcgccaggcggatcgagatggttctttcacaagagagagggccagtgtcagaTAAAAGGCCCCGTCATTCTAGTAATTTCAGaggcgcctcatctggaggcaggggtacttatggtaggggtcatcctcccaggacattttattcagcacttcaggtatctcATGGGGTTTCAGGGAGttatggtcctattatgccttactctaggcaACCGGCATTTAGTACACATCCAGCTtatattagtgcaccaccactccaaagTCACTATGACGATTATCCGACCCGTTTGGGTCTACTTCAGGTTCAGCAGCCACGAcaacaggatgggtgttatgagtgtgggaacattggtcacatcaggaggtattgccctaggttgtcgagcaacagatctcagcaggattctcgtgccatcataccagcaccggttgctccaccgcccggCCGGGCAGCTATGGGCAGGGAACTAAAAGTGgaggtcaggttgttagaggtggaggataaACAGTTAGAGTCCGTCCTAGAGATGTAG